AGCGCGTCGAGGTGGCTGACGCCCTTGCCGTGGTAGTCCACGGCCAGGAAGTCCTTGTAGACGGAGGGCTCCGGGGCCTCCACGTCGCCGAGGTCGGACATGTAGTGCAGGGCCGGCTTCGCGTTGTCCGGACCGGGCCGGGTGTCCCAGGGCCGGGCCATCGGGACGACCGTCCCGGTCCGGACCAGGGCGGTGGCCCGCCGCACGTGGTCCGCCGTCACCCGGTTCCAGGCGCCGCGGTCGGCGGCGGCCCACCGGCCCCAGGTGCGGACCCGGTCGAAGAGCGCGTCGAACTCCTGGCGGGAGACGGCGGGCCCGCTGCCGGGAGCGGCGGCCGGCGGGGGGCCGGGGGCGTCAGCGGGTTCGTGGCCGGCGTCAGCGGGTTCGTGGCTCATGTGCGCATCAGCGCTCCAGGCTCCATAGGGGTCTCGCGGTTCTCGCGGTTCTCTCCCCAGGATTCCCTGCCGTGCCCCGTACGCGAGCCGGCGCGCGGCCGCCCCCGTCCTGTCGCTGTCAGGCCGCCGCCAGGGCGGCGGGGCCGCCCGTCAGGGCGACGTCGAGGCCGTCCGGCTGGACGCGTACGGAGGTGGCCTTGAGGCCGAGCGGGTACTCCTTCGGCGCACCCGGCTCCGCTCCGAAGGCGCCGTCGCCCATGCCGAGCCGGCTGGTGGGGACGGAGCGGCCGAACACGGTGAGCCCGTCGACGGCGAGGGTGACCTTGCCGTCCGCGAGTACGGGACGCAGCGTCAGCTGTCCGGCGCCGCCGGGGCCCACGGCGGCCAGGATGGTGCCCCGCGCCGGATCCGTGGTGACCGCGGACACCGGTACGGCGGGCACGGCGGTCCGGATCGCGCTGGCGAGGGACTGCGTGGAGGCGGTCACCTGGGCGTGCGCACCGCCGACGGCGGCCCCGTCGCCGAGCCGGACATCGTCGAGCCGCGCGCGGACACGGACCTGCGGGAGGCGCCCGACCCGGGCGTCGTCGCTGCTGATGTCGAGCCGGGGGATGCTGCCGTGTGCCAGGTCCCACAGGGCCCAGTCGTCGGCCACGCCGACCCTCACGTCCTCCCCGAGACCGGGTGCCGCCTTCGTGACGTGGTTCCGGATCACGGTGCGGGCGGTGAACTCGGCCGCGCCCGTGGCGATGACGGCCGACAGGACCACGGCGGTCGTGACGGTGAGGACGAGGTGGCGGCGCACGGCTGCGCGGACGTTCGTCAGGCGCTGCTTCATCGCCGTTCTCCTTGAGCGGCCGAGGCAGGGGCAGAGGCCGCGGCCGGCGGCGTGGGTATGGGGGCGGATACGGGCGACGGGTCGGGCGCGGCAGGGGGTCCTTCCGGGTCGAGATGCGGAAGGAGCCGGTCCAGCCAGGAGGGGAGCCACCAGTTGGCCCGCCCGAAGAGGTACATGGACGCGGGCACCAGGAGCAGGCGGACCACCGTGGCATCGATGATCACGCTGACGCCCAGTCCGAGGGCGAGCATCTTGACGGCGACGTTCGTGGAGAGCAGGAACGCCAGGAAGACACTGGTCATGATCAGGGCCGCACAGGTGATGACGCGGGCCGTGGCGGCGAGGCCGGTGGCGACGGCCAGGTGGTTGTCCTCCCGGTGCAGCCACGCCTCGCGGATCCGGGAGAGCAGGAAGACCTCGTAGTCCATGGAGAGCCCGAACACGATCGCGAACATCATCATCGGCACGTAGGACTCGACGGGCACCTTCTCGGTGACGCCGAACAGCTCGCCGCCCCAGCCCCACTGGAACACCGCGACGACCACCCCGTACGCGGCGGCGATCGAGAACAGGTTGAGCACGGCGGCCTTGAGCGCGATCAGCGGACTGCGGAAGACGGTGAGCAGCAGCAGGAACGCCGCGGTGACCACCACACCGATGATCAGCGGCAGTTTGGCGGCGAGGGTGTCGGTGAAGGTCTGGGTGGCGGCGGCCGTGCCGGTGACGTAGCCCGTGGCGCCGGTGCCCGACAGCGCCTGCGGCACCGTTTCGTCCTGCAGGGTGTGGATCAGGTCGGCGGTGGCGCCGTCCTGCGGGCCGGTGGCGGGGGTGACCGTGGTGATGAGCAGGATGTGGTCGGGGCTGGGCACCGGCGTCGTCACGGAGGCGACGCCCGGTACGGCGGCCAGTTCGCGCTGCAGCGAGGCGGCGAGGTCCTGGCGCCGGGCCTCGTCGGCGACCTGCCGGCTGTCGAGGTGGGCCACGACCGTGAGCGGGCCGTTCGCGCCCGGGCCGAAGCCCTCGGTGATCAGGTCGTAGGCCCGGCGGTCGGTCCTGCTGGTGGACTGTGCTCCGGCGTCGACGTGCCCGAGCCGCATGGAGGCGACCGGGACGGCCAGGATGCCGAGCACGAGCAGGCCGCCGACCAGGAACAGCCAGGGGCGCCTGCTGACCCGGACGGCCCAGCGGTGCCAGACGTCGCCCTCACCGGTGGGTTCGGCGACCGGCGTGCGCACGTGGAGCCGGTCGATGCGGTTGCCGAGCAGCCCCAGCAGGGCGGGAGTCAGCGTCACGGTCGCGGCGGCGGCCACGACGACACTGATACCGGCCGCGACGCCGAGGGTGCCGATGAAGCCCACACCGGAGACGCAGAGCCCGCCCAGCGCCATGGCGACCGTGGCGGCGGCCACCAGCACGGCCCGCCCGCTGGTGGCGACCGTGCGCCCGACCGCCTCGGCGGGCTCCGTGCCCGCCTGCAGCAGGGCCCGGAAGCGGGTGGTCAGGAACAGTGCGTAGTCGATGCCGACACCCAGACCGATCATCGCGGCCAGGGTCGGGGACGCCTGGGCGAAGTCGAAGGGCCCGGCGAGCAGTCCGAGACCGGCCAGGCTGACGGCCAGGCCGAGCACGGCCGTCAGCAGCGGCAGGCCGGTGGCGGCGACGCTGCCGAAGCCGATCAGCAGCACGAGCACGGCGACGGCCAGGCCGATGGCCTCCGAGGTCTGGTCGGCGGACTTGGGCGTGGCCAGCTGCCCGAGCGGAGCCCCGTACTCGACGGTGACGTCGTCGGAGCGCAGCGGCCCGACGGCGCTGTCGACCCCGGCGAGGTAGGAGGGGTCGAAGGTCGCCGGGTTGCCGTTGAAGCGGACGGTGATCTGGGCGATCCCGCCGTTCGCGGAGACCGCCCCGGGCGTGGTGAGCGGGTCGGCCACCGACACCACGTCCGGCAGCCGGCGCAGGCCGTCCACGGACGATTCGATCGCGGCCCGGTGACCGGTGACCGAACCCTGGTCGGAGGTGATCACGATGGGTGCGGCCGTGCCGCCGGAGCCGCTGGTGTGGGCGGCCAGCAGGTCGGCGCCGGTCTGCGTAGGGGTACCCGGCAGGGAGAAGCTGTCCGCGAAGGTGCCGCCCCACGCGTGGTTGGCCAGCCCGAGACCGGCGAGCAGCACCACCCACAGCGCGACGACCCGCCAGGCGTGCCGGGCACACCAGCATCCGATCCTGTGGAGGAGCCCCGGCCCCTCGGCCGATGAAGTGTTCATGGGGCCTCATGGTGCGCGGCGCGTGTAAGGGGGCCGTGGGCACATTGTTCGGGGAATGTACGGGCGCCTCCGCCCGCCCCGCGCACCCCCGCGGGCCCGCCGGGACGAGGGGCCGCGCCGCTCACGCGGTCTCGGGGCCCGGCGGAAGGGTGACGGTGAAGCAGGCGCCGCCCTCCGGTCCGTGCCCGTCGACGCGGATGGCGCCGCCGAGGCGGCCGGTCAGCCGGTGGGCGATGGCCAGCCCCAGGCCGGAGCCGACCGGGCGGGTGCCCCGGTAGCGCTCGTGGAGGGCGCCG
Above is a genomic segment from Streptomyces sp. NBC_01233 containing:
- a CDS encoding LmeA family phospholipid-binding protein, which codes for MKQRLTNVRAAVRRHLVLTVTTAVVLSAVIATGAAEFTARTVIRNHVTKAAPGLGEDVRVGVADDWALWDLAHGSIPRLDISSDDARVGRLPQVRVRARLDDVRLGDGAAVGGAHAQVTASTQSLASAIRTAVPAVPVSAVTTDPARGTILAAVGPGGAGQLTLRPVLADGKVTLAVDGLTVFGRSVPTSRLGMGDGAFGAEPGAPKEYPLGLKATSVRVQPDGLDVALTGGPAALAAA
- a CDS encoding MMPL family transporter; the protein is MNTSSAEGPGLLHRIGCWCARHAWRVVALWVVLLAGLGLANHAWGGTFADSFSLPGTPTQTGADLLAAHTSGSGGTAAPIVITSDQGSVTGHRAAIESSVDGLRRLPDVVSVADPLTTPGAVSANGGIAQITVRFNGNPATFDPSYLAGVDSAVGPLRSDDVTVEYGAPLGQLATPKSADQTSEAIGLAVAVLVLLIGFGSVAATGLPLLTAVLGLAVSLAGLGLLAGPFDFAQASPTLAAMIGLGVGIDYALFLTTRFRALLQAGTEPAEAVGRTVATSGRAVLVAAATVAMALGGLCVSGVGFIGTLGVAAGISVVVAAAATVTLTPALLGLLGNRIDRLHVRTPVAEPTGEGDVWHRWAVRVSRRPWLFLVGGLLVLGILAVPVASMRLGHVDAGAQSTSRTDRRAYDLITEGFGPGANGPLTVVAHLDSRQVADEARRQDLAASLQRELAAVPGVASVTTPVPSPDHILLITTVTPATGPQDGATADLIHTLQDETVPQALSGTGATGYVTGTAAATQTFTDTLAAKLPLIIGVVVTAAFLLLLTVFRSPLIALKAAVLNLFSIAAAYGVVVAVFQWGWGGELFGVTEKVPVESYVPMMMFAIVFGLSMDYEVFLLSRIREAWLHREDNHLAVATGLAATARVITCAALIMTSVFLAFLLSTNVAVKMLALGLGVSVIIDATVVRLLLVPASMYLFGRANWWLPSWLDRLLPHLDPEGPPAAPDPSPVSAPIPTPPAAASAPASAAQGERR